TGGCGAGCCTTTCCCGAACCTTAGCTATTCGGCCAACTCGGAATAGCTAAGGAATAGCACTCAGACCAacgggggctgaataattacgcacaccccacttttcagttatttatttgtaaaaaaatgtttggaatcatgtatgattttcgttccacttctcacgtgtacaccactttgtattggtctttcacgtggaaatccaataaaactgattcatgtttgtggctgtaatgtgacaaaatgtgaaaaagttcaagggggccgaatacttttgcaagccacagTAGATGACATTAAAGCTTGTTTCgctttaaactttttaaattttaatgaaaagaaaacagaggtgtTAGTGTTTGGACCCAGTGATCCCTGTGAGTCGTCCTCTGTAGATTTGGGACCCCTGgaagtttattttaaacctGACCTTGGTTTTAAGttggacagtgattttaaattggacaGCCAAATTAGAGCAGTGGTaaagtccagtttttatcatttaaggcgACTGGCAAGAgtgaaatcttttctttttaggCAGTACCTTCAAACAGTGATCGATGCTTTTATTTCTCACTgtctggactactgtaactcactgaGGGTGGGGGTGAGTCAGTCGTTGCTCTCACATCTGCAGCtggttcaaaatgctgctgcactcCTAACAGGAACTGATATAAAAGTCTTTTACATAACTTCTAAATGTTAacgtttggtttatttcagtgtttaatTTGTTCCTGAGAAAATCGGTTTGGCTAACAtcaaagttaagcttcataacatattaATCACAggtaaattaagaggggacggcagtaaaaactccggacctgtgacatcatcaagtacACTGCTCTTCCAACTGTACAAATCTCGAGtccgtacttgagaattgagaaaggtCTACTGTTTAGTAAAGTCATGATGTGGAGCTGTTTCACTGATCAATGACTGAGTCTGAAGGAGGTTTTCTGACTTCTGGAACAAACCttgaagtttctcttcagctctctgtatcagctgtttgtaactcTCAACTTTGTGTGAGCCACAGTCAAggagccaccagaggacacctgctAACCTTCAACATTGtgggtagtgtagtaggagacactcacctgaATTAAAATGCTTACAGAAATAATATATGAgacctccagaaaccacaagaagaaccaggagaaccaggaaaACCAGGAGGCCCAAGAGAACCAGAATAACTCTGTCCCAGGATGGACATGGTTCTGTgaagaaacataaaaatatgaGCTCTGAACTGAATCCACAACACTGACCTCTAACCCGTTTCTGCATCTCTGACCTTCAACCAGCAGCACTACTTTCTGTCTCAGGATGTCTTTTTCCCTGTAGATGGTACAGATGTATCCTCCTGTGTCGTCATATGTGGGGTTTTCCAGgatcagactgaggtctccagtttccaGTAAGTCTTCATTCATCATTCCACAGCCGCAAGAAACATTGTCCAATTCTATCAGGTGAACACTATTGTTTGAATACACCACCATTAATTTTCCATCAGAGTGAGTCCACTCCACTCTGGTGTCCTCGGGCAGGtcaggttttgttttgcagGGCAGGATGACAGAGTGTGAGCCTTCAATGACAGTCACCTTAAGTTCTTGGTCTGAGAAGACAGTAaaccaaaaaaattaaaattagatCTGGAATTTATTCCCAGCATTTCACGTGTTCCACATTTTCTTATTCCAACACTGATTAGATTAGCTTTCACTTCAGAATTCTACACACAACCCCACAATGACAGGGTATTGctttaaaaaactgcaaatgtattaaaaataaaaaataagaataacaTGTATTCACAAACTTTGCTCACTGCTTTGTTGAAGCAACTTTGGCAGCAAGTACAGCCTTGAGTCTTTCTCAGTATGATGCTGCAAGCTTGGCACCTACCGACGGCACGTACACGGACACACCATCAGGACTGAAAGCcgacatctcacagattctgatgtTACAGGTTTTGtcactctccaaccaaaattcactgaaccagcagcaaaagaatatCTAAACTACGCTTCGCATTTGATAAACATCATCATTAATTCCCTCCTCCCTTAGCTTTTGCTTCCACCActataaaatcacacttcctgcacagctctgttCTTAGAGACCAGTTTCCAAActgaaatctctgttttctgcattattcgcttgcttattaTGGACCAGTCTACCATTGTGTACAGTGCTGTTGGccgctgcttttttttcttttttcaaaaatgacCTCCAACAAAAAAGTCTaaattctgctgttcaataccaAAGAAATTTACAAACgatgccaaattgcaaaactcttagctgtgtctctaataaaaactctgtaactttgctctgcttcacttcagcagcatcaggtaatgttcatatgttgattcatgATTGCTGAACATTTTTGAGGcagttatctgctataaaaagccaggccagctaCTTTGaaacaaaggcatctgctgtgatgtttactcctctgatgaagtctcacaagtgtcagtactgattgataaatgatcagaattaaaatatttctgAATGTCTGAGGCAAGATTGAATCCAAATCGAATCAGTGACAATACCCAGCCCTTGTGCACAGCCATTTTCAAATCTCTCCAGAGATGTTTGATTGGGTTCTTGTCTGGGCTTTGGCTGGTCTACTCAAAAACAAATACCACAAAGTGGTCCCAAAGCACTCCTTGTCTCTATGTCTTCCTGTTGGAAGATGAACCTTCACCCAGTCCAAggtccagagcactctggaagaGATTATTATCAAGAAGGTGTCTATACATTGGTGCATTTAGGAAATCTTCTAGTTCTTTCCACTGAAAAATATCCCAcggcatgatgctgccaccaccatgtttcactGTAGGGAGAGTAATGACCAAGTGACCAGTGTTGCCTGGTTTTCTTCAGACATGACACTTGGGATTCAGACCAAAGAGTTCAATATTGGTTTCATTAGACCAGAGAATTTTCTTTCTCATGATCTGAGAGTCCTTCAGGGGCTTTTGGGTAAACTCTAGGTAGCCTGTCATGTGTAGCTTCAGTCTGGCTGCTCTACCATACAGCCCTGTTTGGTTGAGTGCTGCAGATATAGCTCTCCTTCTGGAAGGTTCCCCTCTCTCCACTGAGCAACACTGGAGCTCTCTTACAGTGACCATAAGGTTTTTGGTAATCTCCCTGACTAAGGCCCTTCTAGCCAATCACTAAGATGGGCTGGACAGCCAACTCTAGAAAGAGTCCTGGTAGGTGTTCTTCCATTTACAGATGACGGAGGCCACTGTGCTCATCGGGACTGTTCCCCAGATCTGTGCCTTGATACAATGCATACTGTCTCAGAGGTCTGCAGACAATTCCTTGGACTTCAAGGCTCGATTTGTGTTCTGACAGGTACTGTCAACTATGGGACCTTATAGAGACAGGTGTGTGCCTGTCCAACTCATGTCCAATCAACTGCATCTACCACAGGTGGACTCCAATCAAGAAACATCTGACTGATTATCAGAGGGAACAAGATTCAACTGAGCTAATTTTTTAGTGTCCCGGCAAAGGCTGTAAATGCTTCTGTACATCTGTGGatttttgcctgttttttgtttttttgtttttgttacgggttcgaaattgaggacgagagtaaaacaatgatggtccagaagaggtcggtcaaacaattgattttaatgaatgcacgcagcgtggagaggtgtaaactgcaaaacatcagttgtacatctctacccaaaatacactctagattgcttttataacatcagggtattatgacgccccctcttgcgtttacaagcacataatttgcatgtacagag
This Pelmatolapia mariae isolate MD_Pm_ZW unplaced genomic scaffold, Pm_UMD_F_2 NODE_ptg000655l+_length_36226_cov_1, whole genome shotgun sequence DNA region includes the following protein-coding sequences:
- the LOC134623442 gene encoding V-set domain-containing T-cell activation inhibitor 1-like, with the translated sequence MKMLLPLLLLVLVSQHVLAPVVEVYEKEKSVLLPFKYSGFIPEDNPTVLWTRDDLNPKSVHLRREETDDLKGQHQRYRGRTSMRPDALDTLDFSLTLRKPRLTDSGNYTCSIGNEREELKLTDIQLHVKDQELKVTVIEGSHSVILPCKTKPDLPEDTRVEWTHSDGKLMVVYSNNSVHLIELDNVSCGCGMMNEDLLETGDLSLILENPTYDDTGGYICTIYREKDILRQKVVLLVEEPCPSWDRVILVLLGLLVFLVLLVLLVVSGGLIYYFCKHFNSGECLLLHYPQC